A window of the Cicer arietinum cultivar CDC Frontier isolate Library 1 chromosome 6, Cicar.CDCFrontier_v2.0, whole genome shotgun sequence genome harbors these coding sequences:
- the LOC101493235 gene encoding protein disulfide-isomerase 5-4: MFSASKIKAVDFYRKIPRDLTEASLSGAGLSILAALAMMFLFGMELNNYFTISTSTSVIVDKSSDGDFLRIDFNISFPALSCEFASVDVNDVLGTNRLNITKTIRKFSIDSNLRPTGSEFHSGTIANAVKHDDEVDVEVVEGSFPLTSQKFDKYVHQFPITVVNFYAPWCSWCQRLKPSWEKAANIMRERYDPEMDGRIILAKVDCTEEGDLCRRHHIQGYPSIRIFRKGSDVRSDHGHHEHESYYGDRDTESLVKTMENLVASLSTGSQHLALEDKSNATENVKRPAPSTGGCRVEGYVRVKKVPGSLIVSARSDAHSFDASQMNMSHVINHLSFGKLVTPRTMSDVKRWIPYIGINHDRLNGRSFINTRDLEGNVTIEHYIQIVKTEVITRTGYKLIEEYEYTAHSSVAHSIDIPVAKFHLELSPMQVLITENQKSFSHFITNVCAIIGGVFTVAGIVDSILHNTIKAMKKIELGKNY, translated from the exons ATGTTTTCTGCTAGCAAAATCAAAGCTGTCGATTTTTACAG AAAAATCCCAAGAGATTTGACTGAGGCGTCGTTATCAGGAGCAGGATTATCCATATTGGCAGCTCTCGCCATGATGTTTTTGTTTGGAATG gaactaaataattattttactatcAGCACCTCTACATCTGTGATTGTTGACAAGAGTTCTGATGGTGACTTTTTACGCATAGATTTCAATATCAG TTTTCCTGCACTCTCGTGTGAGTTTGCATCAGTCGATGTGAATGACGTGCTGGGAACA AACAGGCTTAATATAACAAAAACAATTCGGAAGTTTTCTATTGATTCAAATTTAAGACCCACTGGCTCTGAGTTTCACTCGGGAACGATTGCAAATGCTGTTAAGCATGACGATGAAGTCGATGTTGAAGTTGTTGAAGGTTCTTTCCCACTTACGTCACAGAAGTTTGATAAATATGTTCATCA GTTTCCAATTACAGTTGTGAATTTTTATGCACCTTGGTGTTCCTGGTGCCAACGTTTG AAACCTTCATGGGAGAAGGCAGCTAATATAATGAGAGAGAG ATATGATCCAGAAATGGATGGGCGTATTATTTTGGCAAAGGTAGATTGCACTGAAGAAGGTGATTTATGCAGGAG GCATCACATACAAGGGTATCCGTCTATTCGCATCTTTCGGAAAGGAAGTGATGTCAG AAGTGACCATGGACATCACGAACATGAGTCCTATTATGGAGATCGTGATACAGAAAGCCTAGTCAAG ACAATGGAAAATTTAGTGGCATCTCTCTCAACGGGATCTCAACATCTAGCTTTGGAGGATAAATCCAATGCAACAGAAAATGTGAAAAGACCAGCACCATCAACCGGTGGATGTAGAGTTGAGGGATATGTGCGTGTGAAAAAG GTTCCAGGAAGCTTGATTGTCTCAGCTAGATCAGATGCACATTCCTTTGATGCTTCTCAAATGAACATGTCACATGTCATAAACCATCTGTCTTTTGGAAAGCTAGTGACACCTAGAACCATGAGTGATGTGAAGCGTTGGATACCATACATAGGTATCAACCATGACAGGTTGAATGGCAGATCATTTATCAATACCCGTGATTTGGAAGGAAATGTTACt ATCGAGCATTATATTCAGATAGTTAAAACAGAGGTAATAACCAGGACAGGTTATAAATTAATTGAGGAGTATGAGTACACAGCGCACAGCAGTGTGGCACACAGTATAGACATTCCCGTTGCAAAGTTCCATCTTGAGCTCTCCCCCATGCAG GTCTTAATAACAGAAAACCAGAAGTCTTTTTCACATTTTATTACGAATGTCTGTGCCATTATTGGGGGTGTTTTTACG GTAGCTGGAATCGTTGACTCAATTCTGCATAACACTATTAAagcaatgaaaaaaattgagcTTGGCAAAAATTATTGA
- the LOC101492904 gene encoding early nodulin-like protein 9 — protein MMAQLLSYPLASTFLAFLATINLLSMATFILRSNKLVHALSLFCLMLMIQKGDAYDFIVGGQKGWSVPSDSNINPFNQWAEKSRFQIGDSLVFNYQSGQDSVLYVKSEDYASCNTASPYAKFSDGHTLIKLNQSGPHFFISGNKDNCLKNEKVTVIVLSDRSNSSSNNSSNNNNSSNNASPPSPQSSSSSPPSPAPANQDGQSPPPDTNQTPSPTTSDKGHPPRNGAASFCVSLAGSVGTFMASVLILSKYI, from the exons ATGATGGCTCAATTATTGTCATACCCTCTAGCTTCAACATTTCTAGCATTTCTAGCTACAATTAATCTTCTTTCAATGGCCACCTTCATTTTAAGGTCTAATAAACTAGTCCATGCATTGAGCTTGTTTTGTCTCATGCTAATGATTCAAAAGGGTGATGCCTATGATTTCATAGTTGGAGGCCAAAAGGGTTGGAGTGTTCCAAGTGATTCCAATATCAATCCTTTCAATCAATGGGCTGAAAAGAGCCGTTTTCAAATAGGAGACTCCCTAG TGTTCAACTACCAATCTGGCCAAGACTCAGTGCTTTATGTAAAGAGTGAAGACTATGCAAGTTGCAACACTGCTTCACCTTATGCAAAATTCTCTGATGGTCACACACTCATCAAACTCAACCAATCAGGACCTCATTTCTTCATCAGTGGAAACAAAGACAACTGTCTCAAAAATGAGAAGGTAACAGTGATTGTGCTGTCTGACAGGAGCAacagcagcagcaacaacagcagcaacaacaacaactcaTCAAACAATGCTTCTCCACCTTCACcacaatcatcatcatcatcacctcCTTCACCAGCACCTGCTAACCAAGATGGTCAATCTCCACCTCCAGACACAAACCAAACACCATCTCCTACTACTAGTGATAAAGGACACCCTCCTCGAAATGGTGCTGCTTCATTCTGTGTTAGCTTAGCTGGTTCTGTTGGAACATTCATGGCTTcagttttaattttatctaaGTATATATGA